From one Lycium ferocissimum isolate CSIRO_LF1 chromosome 7, AGI_CSIRO_Lferr_CH_V1, whole genome shotgun sequence genomic stretch:
- the LOC132064114 gene encoding transcription factor DUO1: MSEMIKKGPWKVEEDEVLIKHVKKYGPRNWSSVRSKGLLQRTGKSCRLRWVNKLRPNLKTGVKFSAEEERTVIELQAQFGNKWARIATYLPGRTDNDVKNFWSSRQKRLAKILRNSAPQPSKPQKNINREAPSALQKVPSVEAPKLNSLAEERSLSMSQYCSSSYMNSFDTTNMVPLPELVNSTSFPFEPELLQLEFTPYEKRTCIWPQFPLPFTQIPVQTNFGHSLEYQELPMKLEETDFLDYFGQLSASDIGNVQVPQGSSCSGQERSSEITVKREMDNPLTPDSFIDDFPLDMFDYMDPLPSPSEW, encoded by the exons ATGAGTGAGATGATAAAGAAAGGGCcatggaaagttgaagaagatgaagtgttGATTAAACATGTGAAGAAATATGGGCCAAGAAATTGGAGCTCCGTTCGATCCAAAGGACTTTTACAGCGTACTGGAAAATCTTGTCGTCTTCGTTGGGTCAATAAACTGAGACCCAACTTGAAAAC TGGAGTGAAGTTTTCAGCAGAGGAGGAGAGGACTGTAATTGAACTGCAGGCACAATTTGGGAACAAATGGGCTAGAATTGCTACATATTTGCCTGGAAGAACTGACAATGATGTCAAGAATTTTTGGAGTAGCCGGCAAAAGAGATTGGCTAAGATTCTGCGGAACTCAGCGCCACAGCCAAGTAAACCACAAAAGAATATCAACAGGGAAGCCCCTTCTGCTCTTCAAAAAGTTCCCTCAGTTGAG GCACCAAAATTGAACTCATTGGCAGAGGAAAGGTCTTTGTCCATGTCCCAGTATTGCTCATCATCCTATATGAATAGCTTTGACACAACCAACATGGTCCCACTGCCAGAGCTAGTGAATTCAACTTCATTTCCTTTTGAGCCAGAACTGCTTCAACTTGAGTTCACTCCCTATGAGAAGAGAACCTGCATCTGGCCACAGTTTCCGCTCCCTTTTACTCAGATTCCAGTCCAAACTAACTTTGGTCACTCACTCGAATATCAAGAATTACCCATGAAACTTGAGGAGACTGACTTCTTAGATTATTTCGGGCAGCTTAGTGCTTCTGATATAGGAAATGTGCAAGTCCCTCAAGGGTCGTCGTGTTCAGGACAAGAGAGAAGCTCTGAGATTACAGTGAAGAGAGAAATGGACAACCCCCTTACCCCAGATAGCTTCATCGATGACTTTCCCTTGGACATGTTTGATTACATGGATCCACTGCCAAGCCCATCCGAATGGTGA